A window of Apium graveolens cultivar Ventura chromosome 8, ASM990537v1, whole genome shotgun sequence contains these coding sequences:
- the LOC141676818 gene encoding putative receptor protein kinase ZmPK1: protein MRYLKTWYIFLLVIIISSFFHFSCSKNQNVLERGSSLSAEDAESNILISPDNSFSCGFYGVGTNAYWFAIWFTDSKEKTVVWMANRDKPVNAKGSKLTLKKNGVMVLKDVDGTIVWETNSTLTGARKAELLNTGNLVLKDREGEILWQSFDFPTDTLLPFQALTKGKKLVSSSKKGGFAAGYFNFYFDSDNVLRLLYDGPEIRSLYWPNLALAVYPDGRTNYNSSRIALLDDQGRFLSSDLFQFSASDAGQDTKRRLTMDYDGNLRLYSLNNLTKLWSTSWHAMPQMCNVHGLCGRNGICTYAPNPECSCPPGYEMSDQSDWNGGCKAKFNISNCLKPDEVKFLAIPHVDYYGFDLTISSPISFSACRDLCLGDCECQAFSYRLSGEGFCFTKGILFNGFHTTSFPGTIYLKLPASLQVSGSTLFSEYSTKCEPSNVNIQVGSSSMYDNDFKRVRWAYLYSFSAAIGAIEFLIFVSGWWFLFRQHGTSAKLEDGYQLITGQFRVFTFSELKKATNNFKVELGRGGSGAVYKGDLTDQRVVAVKRLGVIFQGDKEFLAELSTIGKINHMNLVRMWGFCSEGKHKILVYEYIENLSLNNHLFTSNCLGWKERFKVALGTAKGLAYLHDECLEWVIHCDVKPENILLDSEFEPKIADFGLAKLSQRGMPNSEFSRIRGTKGYMAPEWALNLPITAKVDVYSYGVVILEIVKGIRLSNWVVDDDIQEPEAELARFVRIVKKKISCGDESWLEETVDPRLRNSYSKNQAKILVAIGLSCVEEDRNRRPSMVTVVQALLDCDDQ from the coding sequence ATGAGGTATCTCAAAACTTGGTATATATTCTTACTTGTAATAATTATCTCATCATTCTTTCACTTTTCATGTTCAAAGAATCAGAATGTTCTTGAAAGAGGATCTTCTCTTTCAGCTGAAGATGCTGAGTCAAACATACTTATTTCTCCGGATAATTCATTCAGCTGTGGCTTCTATGGAGTTGGAACTAATGCATACTGGTTTGCAATTTGGTTCACTGATTCTAAGGAAAAGACTGTTGTTTGGATGGCGAATCGCGACAAACCTGTCAATGCAAAAGGCTCAAAACTGACCTTAAAAAAGAATGGTGTAATGGTTTTGAAAGATGTCGATGGCACGATTGTGTGGGAAACTAATTCAACTTTAACTGGTGCAAGAAAAGCCGAGCTTCTAAATACGGGTAATCTTGTATTAAAAGATCGCGAAGGTGAGATTCTTTGGCAGAGTTTTGATTTTCCAACTGATACATTGTTGCCTTTTCAAGCCTTAACAAAGGGGAAAAAGTTGGTATCTTCATCGAAAAAAGGAGGATTTGCAGCtgggtattttaatttttattttgataGTGATAATGTCTTGAGGTTATTGTATGATGGGCCTGAGATAAGGAGTTTGTATTGGCCTAATCTCGCTCTTGCTGTATACCCAGATGGTAGAACAAATTATAACAGTAGCAGAATTGCTCTGTTAGATGATCAGGGCCGGTTTCTGTCAAGTGATCTGTTCCAGTTTAGTGCTTCTGATGCTGGACAAGATACAAAAAGGAGGTTAACTATGGATTATGATGGTAATCTTAGGCTTTATAGTTTGAATAATTTGACGAAATTGTGGAGCACATCATGGCATGCTATGCCACAAATGTGTAATGTGCATGGACTCTGTGGAAGAAATGGAATATGTACCTATGCCCCGAACCCTGAATGTTCTTGTCCTCCTGGTTATGAAATGAGTGACCAAAGTGATTGGAATGGTGGCTGCAAAGCAAAGTTCAACATTTCTAATTGTTTAAAGCCTGATGAGGTGAAGTTTTTGGCAATTCCTCATGTAGATTACTATGGGTTTGATCTTACTATTAGTAGTCCTATTTCATTTAGCGCTTGTAGAGACCTCTGCCTTGGGGATTGCGAGTGTCAAGCATTCAGCTATAGGCTATCAGGGGAAGGGTTTTGCTTCACAAAAGGGATTCTTTTTAACGGTTTTCATACAACGAGTTTTCCAGGCACTATATATCTGAAACTGCCTGCTAGTTTACAAGTATCAGGTTCCACATTgttctcagaatatagcactaAATGTGAACCCTCTAATGTTAATATTCAGGTGGGATCATCTTCAATGTATGACAATGATTTCAAAAGGGTCAGATGGGCTTATCTTTACTCATTTTCAGCTGCTATTGGAGCCATTGAGTTCCTTATTTTTGTATCAGGATGGTGGTTTTTGTTTAGGCAGCATGGTACATCGGCTAAACTTGAAGACGGGTATCAGCTGATAACAGGTCAATTCAGGGTATTCACATTTTCTGAACTGAAGAAGGCCACGAACAATTTTAAGGTGGAGTTAGGCCGCGGAGGATCAGGGGCAGTCTATAAGGGCGACTTGACAGATCAAAGAGTTGTGGCCGTGAAAAGATTGGGTGTTATCTTTCAAGGAGATAAAGAATTTTTGGCAGAGTTGAGCACTATAGGGAAGATTAACCACATGAATTTAGTGAGGATGTGGGGGTTTTGTTCAGAAGGGAAACACAAAATCTTAGTCTACGAGTACATAGAAAATTTATCACTCAATAATCACCTTTTCACATCCAATTGTCTTGGGTGGAAAGAAAGGTTCAAGGTTGCATTAGGAACAGCCAAAGGATTGGCTTATCTTCACGACGAGTGTCTAGAATGGGTTATCCACTGTGATGTGAAGCCTGAGAACATACTGCTAGATAGTGAATTTGAGCCTAAGATTGCAGATTTTGGACTTGCAAAGTTGTCACAGAGAGGGATGCCTAATTCAGAATTCTCCCGAATTCGTGGTACAAAAGGCTACATGGCTCCAGAGTGGGCTTTGAACCTTCCCATTACTGCCAAAGTTGATGTTTATAGTTATGGGGTTGTGATTTTAGAGATTGTGAAAGGGATAAGGCTTTCAAATTGGGTAGTGGATGATGATATTCAAGAACCTGAAGCTGAACTTGCAAGGTTTGTAAGAATAGTCAAGAAAAAAATTTCATGTGGAGATGAATCTTGGCTGGAGGAAACAGTTGATCCAAGATTGCGAAACAGTTACAGCAAAAATCAGGCTAAAATATTGGTTGCGATTGGTCTTTCATGTGTGGAAGAAGATAGAAACAGGAGACCAAGCATGGTTACAGTAGTTCAAGCTCTACTAGATTGTGATGATCAGTAG
- the LOC141677852 gene encoding putative receptor protein kinase ZmPK1, whose amino-acid sequence MRHYQDQKPWFLFFLVIVSSLFQLSCSKSQNVLERGSSLSAEDAASDKLISPDSSFTCGFYGVGTNAYWFAVWFTDSKEKTVVWMANRDKPVNAKGSKLTLRKNGVLVLKDVDGTNVWESNSTSTGATKAELLNTGNLVLRDHKDVIVWQSFDYPTDTLLPSQSLTKGQKLVSSSKKGGFATGFYNFYFDSDNVLKLLYDGPEITSLYWPNIDAPNVFQIGRTNYNSSRIAMLDDQGRFLSSDQFQFSASDAGRRIKRRLTMDYDGNLRLYSLDNLTKSWNISWQAMAQMCNVHGLCGRNGICTYTPNPKCSCPPGYERSDESDWNSGCKAKFNLSVCLKSDEVKFIEIPYLDYYGFDLNYSKPITFKDCRDLCLDDCRCQAFSYRLTGEGVCFTKGDLFNGVRTISFPGRLYMKLPKNFPVSGSVMPQASGANCKASAANVQVGSTSMYDIEFKKVKWAYLYSFASTIGAIELFILVSGWWFLFRKHDTPGKIEDGYLLISSQFRGFTFSELKKATKNFKVELGRGGSGTVYKGELADERVVAVKRLGDIFEGNEEFLAELSTIGKINHMNLVRMWGFCSEGKHRLLVYEYIENLSLNSHLFSSSFLGWKERFKVALGTAKGLAYLHDECLEWVIHCDVKPENILLDHEFEPKIADFGLAKLTQRGMPNSEFSRIRGTKGYMAPEWALNLPITAKVDVYSYGVVILEIVKGIRLSNWVADADNQEPEVELVRFVRIVKRKILCGEESWLEETVDPRLQGNYSKNQARTLVEIGLSCVEEDRNKRPTMATVVQTLLNCEDDL is encoded by the coding sequence ATGAGACACTACCAGGATCAAAAGCCTTGGTTTCTTTTCTTTCTTGTAATAGTCTCTTCTTTGTTTCAGTTATCATGTTCCAAGAGTCAGAATGTTCTTGAAAGAGGTTCTTCTCTTTCAGCTGAAGATGCTGCTTCAGACAAACTCATTTCTCCAGACAGTTCATTTACTTGTGGCTTTTATGGAGTTGGAACTAATGCATACTGGTTTGCAGTTTGGTTCACTGATTCTAAAGAAAAAACTGTTGTTTGGATGGCGAATCGCGACAAACCTGTCAATGCAAAAGGCTCAAAACTGACCTTGAGAAAGAATGGTGTTCTGGTTTTAAAAGATGTCGATGGCACGAATGTTTGGGAGAGCAATTCTACTTCAACTGGTGCTACAAAAGCTGAGCTTCTGAATACAGGTAATCTTGTATTAAGAGATCATAAAGATGTTATTGTTTGGCAGAGTTTTGATTATCCTACTGATACTTTGTTGCCATCTCAGTCCTTAACCAAGGGGCAAAAGTTGGTATCTTCTTCGAAAAAAGGAGGATTTGCAACTgggttttataatttttattttgataGTGATAATGTCTTGAAGTTATTGTATGATGGACCTGAGATAACGAGTTTGTATTGGCCTAACATTGATGCTCCGAATGTATTCCAAATTGGCAGAACTAATTATAACAGTAGCAGAATTGCTATGTTAGATGATCAGGGCCGGTTTCTGTCAAGTGATCAGTTCCAATTCAGTGCTTCTGATGCTGGAAGACGTATTAAAAGGAGGTTAACAATGGATTATGATGGTAATCTTAGGCTATATAGCTTGGATAATTTGACGAAATCGTGGAACATATCATGGCAAGCTATGGCACAAATGTGTAATGTGCATGGACTTTGTGGGAGAAATGGGATTTGTACCTACACTCCAAATCCCAAATGTTCATGTCCTCCTGGTTATGAAAGAAGTGACGAAAGTGACTGGAATAGTGGTTGCAAAGCAAAGTTTAACCTTTCTGTTTGTTTGAAGTCTGATGAGGTAAAGTTTATAGAGATTCCTTATCTAGATTACTACGGGTTTGATCTGAATTATAGCAAACCTATTACATTTAAAGATTGTAGGGATCTTTGCCTTGATGATTGCCGGTGTCAAGCATTTAGCTATAGGCTAACAGGGGAAGGGGTTTGCTTTACAAAAGGGGATCTTTTTAATGGTGTTCGGACTATTAGTTTTCCAGGACGTTTATATATGAAACTGCCTAAGAATTTTCCAGTATCAGGCTCCGTGATGCCCCAAGCATCTGGTGCCAATTGTAAAGCTTCTGCAGCTAATGTTCAAGTGGGATCAACATCTATGTATGACATAGAGTTCAAAAAGGTGAAATGGGCTTATCTTTACTCATTTGCAAGTACCATTGGAGCCATTGAGCTCTTCATTTTGGTATCAGGTTGGTGGTTTCTGTTTAGAAAACATGATACACCGGGTAAAATTGAAGATGGGTATCTGTTGATATCAAGCCAATTCAGGGGATTCACATTTTCTGAACTGAAGAAGGCCACGAAAAACTTCAAGGTGGAGCTTGGCCGTGGAGGATCAGGGACCGTCTATAAGGGTGAATTAGCGGATGAAAGAGTGGTGGCCGTGAAAAGATTAGGAGACATTTTTGAAGGGAATGAAGAATTCTTGGCAGAGTTGAGCACAATAGGAAAAATTAACCACATGAATTTAGTGAGAATGTGGGGTTTCTGTTCAGAAGGGAAACACAGGCTTTTGGTCTATGAGTATATTGAAAACTTGTCTCTCAACTCTCATCTTTTCTCGTCCAGTTTCCTAGGGTGGAAAGAAAGGTTTAAAGTTGCATTGGGGACAGCCAAAGGATTGGCTTATCTTCACGACGAGTGTCTAGAATGGGTTATACATTGTGATGTAAAGCCGGAGAACATACTACTAGATCATGAGTTTGAGCCAAAGATTGCAGATTTTGGACTTGCAAAGTTGACGCAGAGAGGGATGCCTAATTCAGAATTCTCTCGGATCCGTGGTACAAAAGGCTACATGGCTCCTGAATGGGCTTTGAATCTTCCCATTACCGCAAAAGTTGATGTATACAGCTATGGGGTTGTAATTTTAGAAATTGTGAAGGGGATAAGGCTTTCAAATTGGGTAGCTGATGCTGATAATCAAGAACCTGAAGTTGAACTCGTAAGATTTGTAAGAATAGTGAAGCGGAAAATTCTGTGTGGTGAAGAGTCTTGGCTGGAGGAAACAGTTGATCCAAGATTGCAAGGCAATTACAGCAAGAATCAAGCTAGAACGTTGGTTGAGATTGGTCTCTCATGCGTGGAGGAAGATAGAAACAAGAGGCCAACAATGGCTACAGTAGTCCAAACCCTTTTAAATTGTGAAGATGACCTCTAG
- the LOC141676646 gene encoding putative receptor protein kinase ZmPK1 — MRYHFTKPCFIVIVVIICSCFKFSSSKNQNVLERGSSLYVEDVNSNMLTSLDKSFSCGFYGVGTNAYWFAIWFTDSEEKTVVWMANRDKPVNAKGSKLTLRKNGVMVLKDVDGTNVWESNSTSSGATEAELLNTGNLVLKDHKGGVVWQSFHYPTDTLLPSQSLTKGKQLVSSLKKGGFATGYFNFYFDSDNVMRLLYDGPEITSLYWPNIAIDIYQNGRTNYNSSRIGVLDDMGRFLASDQFQFSASDAGRGIKRRLTMDYDGNLRLYSLNNLTKLWSISWQAMPQMCNVHGLCGRNGICTYTPNPECSCPPGYERSDPSDWNGGCKAKFNNSICLKPDEVKFVAIPHVDYYGFDLNNSKPISFSACRDLCLGDCRCQAFSYRVTGEGFCFTKGVLFNGVHTMSFPGTIYMKLPATLQVAGSTLLSPSVPKCESSNVNVQVGTSSMYDIDFKKVRWAYLYSFAAAIGAIEFLIFVSGWWFLFRKHGTSTKIEDGYLLISSQFRGFTYSELKKATKNFKVELGQGGSGTVFKGNLTDERAVAVKRLGNIFQGDEEFLAELSTIGKINHMNLVRMWGFCSEGKHRLLVYEYIENLSLNTHLFTSTFLGWKQRFKVALGTAKGLAYLHDECLEWVIHCDVKPENILLDSEFEPKIADFGLAKLSQRGMPNSEFSRIRGTKGYMAPEWALNLPITAKVDVYSYGVVVLEIVKGIRLSNWVVDADNQEPEVELARFVRIVKRQILCGEKSWLEETVDPRLQGNYSKNQARTLVEIGLSCVEEDRNKRPTMASVVQALLDCEDDL; from the coding sequence ATGAGATATCATTTTACTAAACCTTGTTTTATTGTCATAGTTGTGATCATATGTTCTTGCTTTAAATTTTCGAGTTCGAAAAATCAGAATGTTCTTGAAAGAGGTTCTTCTCTTTATGTTGAAGATGTTAACTCAAACATGCTGACTTCTTTAGATAAGTCATTCAGCTGTGGCTTTTATGGAGTTGGAACTAATGCATATTGGTTTGCAATATGGTTCACTGATTCTGAAGAAAAGACTGTGGTTTGGATGGCGAATCGCGATAAGCCTGTCAATGCAAAAGGCTCAAAGCTGACCTTGAGAAAGAATGGTGTTATGGTCTTGAAAGATGTTGATGGCACAAATGTTTGGGAGAGTAATTCTACTTCAAGTGGTGCTACAGAAGCTGAGCTTTTGAATACAGGTAATCTTGTGTTGAAGGATCATAAAGGTGGTGTTGTTTGGCAGAGTTTTCATTATCCTACTGATACTTTGTTGCCGTCACAATCACTAACAAAGGGAAAACAGTTGGTGTCTTCTTTGAAAAAAGGAGGATTTGCAACagggtattttaatttttattttgataGTGATAATGTCATGAGGTTGTTGTATGATGGACCTGAGATTACGAGTTTGTATTGGCCTAATATTGCTATAGATATATACCAAAATGGTAGGACAAATTATAACAGCAGTAGAATTGGTGTGTTAGATGATATGGGACGGTTTCTGGCAAGTGATCAGTTCCAATTTAGTGCTTCTGATGCTGGAAGAGGTATAAAAAGGAGGTTAACAATGGACTATGATGGAAATCTTAGGCTTTATAGCTTGAATAACTTGACGAAATTGTGGAGCATATCATGGCAAGCTATGCCACAAATGTGTAATGTGCATGGGCTCTGTGGAAGAAATGGAATATGTACCTATACTCCGAACCCTGAATGTTCTTGCCCTCCTGGTTATGAAAGGAGTGATCCAAGTGATTGGAATGGTGGATGCAAAGCAAAGTTCAACAATTCTATTTGTTTAAAGCCTGATGAGGTGAAGTTTGTGGCGATTCCTCATGTAGATTACTACGGTTTTGATCTTAATAATAGTAAGCCTATTTCATTTAGCGCTTGTAGAGACCTCTGCCTTGGGGATTGCAGGTGTCAAGCATTCAGCTATAGAGTAACTGGGGAAGGGTTTTGCTTCACAAAAGGAGTCCTTTTTAATGGCGTTCATACAATGAGCTTTCCAGGCACTATATATATGAAACTGCCTGCTACTTTACAAGTTGCAGGCTCCACATTACTCTCACCATCTGTCCCTAAATGTGAATCTTCTAATGTTAATGTTCAGGTGGGCACAAGTTCTATGTATGACATAGATTTCAAAAAGGTCAGATGGGCTTATCTTTACTCATTTGCAGCTGCTATTGGAGCCATTGAGTTCTTGATTTTCGTATCAGGTTGGTGGTTTCTGTTCAGAAAACATGGTACATCGACTAAAATTGAAGATGGCTATCTGCTGATCTCAAGTCAATTCAGGGGATTTACATATTCTGAACTGAAGAAAGCCACAAAGAATTTTAAGGTGGAATTAGGCCAAGGGGGATCAGGAACAGTCTTTAAGGGCAATTTAACCGATGAAAGAGCTGTGGCCGTGAAAAGGTTGGGAAATATCTTTCAAGGAGATGAAGAATTCTTGGCAGAGTTGAGCACAATAGGGAAAATTAACCACATGAATTTAGTGAGAATGTGGGGGTTTTGTTCCGAAGGGAAACATAGACTTTTGGTCTATGAATATATAGAAAACTTGTCGCTCAATACTCACCTTTTTACATCTACTTTCCTAGGGTGGAAGCAAAGGTTCAAAGTTGCACTAGGGACAGCCAAAGGATTAGCTTATCTTCATGATGAGTGTCTAGAATGGGTTATCCACTGTGATGTAAAGCCGGAGAACATACTGCTAGATAGTGAATTTGAACCAAAGATTGCAGATTTTGGACTTGCAAAGTTGTCACAGAGAGGTATGCCTAATTCAGAATTCTCTCGCATCCGTGGTACAAAAGGCTACATGGCTCCTGAATGGGCTTTGAACCTCCCCATTACTGCAAAAGTTGATGTATACAGCTATGGAGTTGTTGTTTTGGAGATTGTAAAGGGGATAAGGCTTTCAAATTGGGTTGTCGATGCTGATAATCAAGAACCTGAAGTTGAACTTGCAAGGTTTGTAAGAATAGTGAAGAGACAGATTCTGTGTGGAGAAAAATCTTGGCTAGAGGAAACAGTTGATCCAAGATTGCAAGGCAATTACAGCAAGAATCAAGCTAGAACATTGGTCGAGATTGGCCTCTCTTGTGTGGAGGAAGATAGAAACAAGAGGCCAACCATGGCATCAGTGGTTCAAGCCCTATTAGATTGTGAAGATGATCTGTAG